ttttttctctctgtacatttggacaaaatggcgtgacccctatatagggcactatgtagggagtagggagcacattcggacacagcagcagatcaacagtgaccaaaccttttctcatctcatcattctctcaagtcttggctttcaggagaaaaaatattgttattgaaacaaacacacaacagaaactatttccatgtttccactttttcctcatttccagttattcctgctactatttacctgctatcctcactaaaccaactccagctcagctgctttgtggcgccaccgtgcatcagaaacgtcttcttggctttattccagccatagaggagcattatttttcttcttttcacacacacacatagaactttctgctcactggttgatctttggctgctcctgattggacgttaccgtcaatctaagctctctgattggtggaaagtttaacaGGAATAATGacagtgatctttttatgatgaaaatgtgataaataataaGACCAGAGTCTGGGCGGTTGTGATCAGATCTAATGATTAAGTGTCAGAGATTTTACCTCCAGGGCATCatatggatcattgtggatttaacAGCCATGGAAACAGACACTTACAAGAACCAGATCAGAAACTTCCATTTACAGACTAATAATTCTTAAATATctgatattttccatgaatttaACAGCCAATGTCAGAAAAGATGACGTAGAGATGATAAATGATTCTGTCAGCATCTTTCCTCACCTGTCTTATTTTCCTCCATCCTGCCTCTGTTGGCCTGACTGCTGCTGTCTTTGGAAGACACATTCTCCTGGAAACACACAGAATACACTCACGTCAAGGCCAGGACCTTAATAAACCTACTCCTGAAAAAAAAGACCAGAGTCTGGGCGGTTGTGAACTGATCAAAGGATTAAGTGTCAGATATTTTACCTCAAGGGCATCAAAGTCGATGCCGAAGTGTTTCTCATACAGCATGGCCTGGAAGTCCTCCAGACTGCAGTCAATACTGTCCAGATAGTCCATGAGCTCCAACCtggcaacacacacatcatcaccatcatttagTAGTCCGACCTCTGAACCAGAGCCTCCTGCTGGTGTAATCTGCTACATCAGATCAAGCTGGAAGTGGACAGGAAACAGCTTCCTGCAGCGGATCAGGAAGTCAAGATGGAAAACCTAATCCAAGTAAACCACTCGGACGTGTGTGAGGGGAGTTAACTGAAGGAATTCCTTGTTTGGATGATCCCAGAGAAGCACAATTCCTCCAGCAGATAGAATTCCCATCAACAATGTGACTTTATGAATCCACCAACATTTTCCCAACTGAATTACTTCCCACATGTTCCATCACTCTGGAATCATCCGGTCCTATTCCTGCTCCTCTTAGCTGAGTAAACTTTCAAACTGTCTTTCATTAATTAatggacaaaatatttatactcctctatcatcatcatcattagaGCTGGGCAATATGAAGCAAATTTCATATCCTGATATTTTTACTtaaatcacgatatacgatataaaTCTCgatttctatgttttttttgtaattttccgTCTTGAGGGCTAAATGCACTTTAATGAAGGGTCAGCAGCActtgtgcattaaaacagtgaCATTTAAGTAGCTCTATATTAAATtgaatgcttttaaaacaaaaataataaaaaacattttttccaatgaccataacaaaaaaaaaaaagatacttcTTTCCCTCATTCTGTGAAAAAGTCTCGATATAATACCCAGCcctaatcatcatcatcattctcattattgtttgtttactgTCAGGGCATCACTGACACCACATGACCTGCTGCAGCCACCGACATGGACGTGTAATTAAGAACATGATGATTATcaataatgtttatttgtaattCTTTTCAGAGGTTGTTCTCTCAGTAAGTTAAACTCCAACAGGTTAGTGAGAATAAACAGCtgcttaaaaacaaaccagtggGTTTgatcaaaaagaagaaatgaggaAACTCTTGACCATCTATCGACCTCCTGACTCTGTAATAGAGGTGCTGAATTTAAGAGTTTCTACGATGCATCGTCATGCGGATGATTCTGCATCGATGTACAGACAAAACATGATCGATTAAAAGTATTTTCCAGCAGTGGAACAAAAAAGTTTCACCTGTATATGATGTTGGTTATTTTCAGGACATTCAGACTAATTTTTGAAatgattataaataaaaaggagttcataattattatcataattattgattaaaaaaaggcaGTACTAAAGAAAAAGGATGTAGTGATGATTCGTGATGCATCGTTGAATTGAATCCTAACTGTAATCATAATCGAACTGTGAGACCAGTTTCGATACTCAGGACTTTCCTGAGTCGACATGGCCAATGACCACGATGTTGATGTGGGTCTTTTCCGTTCCCACTGTGAGCGGCCTCTgcatctgctgctgtgtgtctgaggaaGACCGTCGTGATGAAGGTGAGCGCTTACTTTCCCAGCAGACTGATGTTCTGTGAAATCGCTCCGTTCTCGTTCAGTATGGAGTCCATCATCTTGACGGGGTCCTCCAGACTCAGAGCCGAGGGTTTGTTGAGCTGCAAGGCGCTGCTGGTCGGGTCGCTGCTGCTTCTGTGGCCGTCGCCCGCCGCCACATCGGTCTCCGTCTGTCTGCTGTCGCCCGCCGCCACATcggtctctgtctgtctgctgtcGCCCGCCGCCACATCGGTCTCCGTCTGTCTGCTGTCGCCCGCCGCCACATCAGCTTCCGTCTGTCTGACGTCATCCATGCACGTGGAGTGGACCTCCGTCTCAGCTGACAGCATGCCACAGCTGTCCAGCTCCACCTCCACAATTTCCACGTCACTGAGGGACGatattaaagcagacagaaagagaatgCACCAAACGTGTCGATGAGTAAATCAGCTGCAGCTTCCTGCAGGCGATGAAAGCAGCAATGCGTCTCACCCGTGCTCGAAGACTCTCTGCGACTCCTCTGTGATCTCAGCCGCGGCGTCTGCGTCGCTCTCAGTCACATCACAGATGACGACATCGTCGGAAATGTCAGAGCTCTTCACGCCGTTCAGACTGCCCCCAGATGTCTAAACACAACAGTCTAGTTAATAAATGTCCAACGTCAGGTCCACCTCTCCAAGAAACTTTTCAATTTAACCAGAACAAGCAAACACTGAAAGTGGAGCGGTTCAGACAGGATCAGAATCAACCTCAGATCTGTGGAAACCAAACTGAACATCTGCAGGTTGTTCGGAAACATCAGGAGCAGAACTCCAGGAGTTAGACTGACCTGCTCACAGACGCTACATACTCACCTGTTCAACACACGCTTGGTCATCATAAATCTCATGGATGTATTTGGGTTTCTTCCCGTTTCCGTTCATCAGGATTGACCTGTCCAGAAGACACATGGACATACATCTCTGTTAAAGgtgtttcacattttaaaatggcgGAACAGCTGTTTTGGATGTTTTGGTCAAAATTCTCAGACTACAATATCAAAAATAGACCACATCCACTGATTGTAATTTGAGCACGTCATAGCCTAGgacaaaaaaagcattgtgtaagaataaataaatagaaggaAATCCACTTCTTGCTTGTTTCAtaagcgtagcatcacttctagacgtccagcctccagtctgtgtcccgctctgctgggtcttagaatgAATGACCGAagctacattttcttttactgactggttcatgctggcagcagactgtccaccttatttagctgaatgtattttataacatctaagttttgtttcacaacgATAGAGCATATTTTAGTAGTTGAGGTTCTCATTAATATCATTtccctttttcttgaaaatcctgttttttttccatattaattctcctGGAAGGTGCGTCTTTactcatttctgcaaacagctttaatatctaacatgtggtgtgaattGTAAAAGTGGATTGtgtacatttcatttaatttccgTGATTTTATTCTGCaccgttggtgtcgccgtttcctGATTTTCCAGATTTTCCAGATTTTGAGTACGGaagggtcagagttgccgtggaggtaggaacattctcccgccaagtttggttttcataaatcccaaaagttgactatgacTGGTGTACGCCGGGTTTTGTTCCTACGCAAGCTTGATAAAATAGGCAGCAGGTCTGTGAACACAGCAGCGGATGTACATCCTCGGAAGGATGAGAAGAGGCCACCTGACACCGCTCATCCTCACCACATTCTACAGGAGCACCAAAGAGATCCTCCTCACcagttgcatgtgtgtgtggtgtggtgGCTGCAGAGCCTCTGGCTGGAAGGATGTGAGGCGAGTGGTGAGGACAGCAGGGAGGATCATCAGGACTCTTATCCCTTCCATCCAGGACTGTGCTTAAAAACCCTGCGTGCCTCGGGCTAGGAAGATCTGCAGTGACTCCTCACATCCCCTCCACAGACTGTTTACCCTGCTGCCCACTGGAAAGAGGTTCTGCAGCATTCAGTGCAGGAACACTAGGTTCTGCAACAGCTTTGTC
The sequence above is drawn from the Melanotaenia boesemani isolate fMelBoe1 chromosome 22, fMelBoe1.pri, whole genome shotgun sequence genome and encodes:
- the hsf2 gene encoding heat shock factor protein 2 isoform X3 → MHIDTGVVKQERDGPVEFQHPYFKHGQDDLLENIKRKVSNNRPEDNKIRQEDLSKILASVQSVHSKQENIDARLATLKRQNEALWREISDLRQKHAHQQQLIKKLIHFIITLVQSNRILNLKRKRSILMNGNGKKPKYIHEIYDDQACVEQTSGGSLNGVKSSDISDDVVICDVTESDADAAAEITEESQRVFEHGDVEIVEVELDSCGMLSAETEVHSTCMDDVRQTEADVAAGDSRQTETDVAAGDSRQTETDVAAGDSRQTETDVAAGDGHRSSSDPTSSALQLNKPSALSLEDPVKMMDSILNENGAISQNISLLGKLELMDYLDSIDCSLEDFQAMLYEKHFGIDFDALEENVSSKDSSSQANRGRMEENKTDKQLIQYTCCPLLAFLDGCAPPLELDLGPAGTTSTDSSCPPPSSSVEVEPLSDLLDSSLESKQPVRSSLIRLEPLTEAEASEETLFYLCELSPAGAESDSTQLS